Proteins from a single region of Punica granatum isolate Tunisia-2019 chromosome 8, ASM765513v2, whole genome shotgun sequence:
- the LOC116189051 gene encoding uncharacterized protein LOC116189051 isoform X1 has translation MKPSKQSQRKAKSGRSPPPRGRAAAFPPDPTPSVLAPSSSAVFRDLQTAQDDALFENLEVSFPGGTTAPSPSSNPRSFPYSVKQQCWEKAEKVKGRDPERWRRDALGNIVFRKLVGCSGCLCHDYDHIVPYSKGGQSTLENCQVLQATVNRSKGNQTDISRAELIRRSSYCRVSDRDMDLLELSAYGNVCRAEDPGGCRIQ, from the exons ATGAAGCCGAGTAAGCAATCCCAGAGAAAAGCCAAAAGCGGCCGCTCTCCGCCGCCACGAGGCCGCGCCGCCGCCTTCCCCCCAGACCCGACTCCTTCCGTCCTCGCTCCCTCGTCCTCTGCCGTCTTCCGGGACCTCCAGACCGCACAAGACGACGCCTTATTCGAGAACCTCGAAGTCTCGTTCCCCGGCGGCACCACCGCCCCGAGCCCCAGCTCGAATCCTCGGAGCTTCCCGTACAGCGTCAAGCAGCAGTGCTGGGAGAAGGCGGAGAAGGTCAAAGGGCGGGACCCGGAGCGGTGGCGCCGGGACGCGCTCGGGAACATCGTGTTCCGCAAGCTCGTGGGCTGCTCCGGCTGCCTCTGCCACGATTACGACCACATTGTACCGTACTCCAAG GGCGGACAGAGCACATTGGAGAACTGTCAGGTTTTACAG GCAACAGTTAACCGATCAAAAGGAAATCAAACGGACATATCAAGAGCAGAACTCATCCGCAGAAGCTCTTATTGCCGTGTTTCAG ATCGGGATATGGATCTACTCGAACTATCTGCTTACGGTAATGTATGCCGAGCTGAAGATCCAGGGGGCTGTAGAATACAATGA
- the LOC116189051 gene encoding uncharacterized protein LOC116189051 isoform X2, with the protein MKPSKQSQRKAKSGRSPPPRGRAAAFPPDPTPSVLAPSSSAVFRDLQTAQDDALFENLEVSFPGGTTAPSPSSNPRSFPYSVKQQCWEKAEKVKGRDPERWRRDALGNIVFRKLVGCSGCLCHDYDHIVPYSKATVNRSKGNQTDISRAELIRRSSYCRVSDRDMDLLELSAYGNVCRAEDPGGCRIQ; encoded by the exons ATGAAGCCGAGTAAGCAATCCCAGAGAAAAGCCAAAAGCGGCCGCTCTCCGCCGCCACGAGGCCGCGCCGCCGCCTTCCCCCCAGACCCGACTCCTTCCGTCCTCGCTCCCTCGTCCTCTGCCGTCTTCCGGGACCTCCAGACCGCACAAGACGACGCCTTATTCGAGAACCTCGAAGTCTCGTTCCCCGGCGGCACCACCGCCCCGAGCCCCAGCTCGAATCCTCGGAGCTTCCCGTACAGCGTCAAGCAGCAGTGCTGGGAGAAGGCGGAGAAGGTCAAAGGGCGGGACCCGGAGCGGTGGCGCCGGGACGCGCTCGGGAACATCGTGTTCCGCAAGCTCGTGGGCTGCTCCGGCTGCCTCTGCCACGATTACGACCACATTGTACCGTACTCCAAG GCAACAGTTAACCGATCAAAAGGAAATCAAACGGACATATCAAGAGCAGAACTCATCCGCAGAAGCTCTTATTGCCGTGTTTCAG ATCGGGATATGGATCTACTCGAACTATCTGCTTACGGTAATGTATGCCGAGCTGAAGATCCAGGGGGCTGTAGAATACAATGA
- the LOC116189051 gene encoding uncharacterized protein LOC116189051 isoform X3, producing MKPSKQSQRKAKSGRSPPPRGRAAAFPPDPTPSVLAPSSSAVFRDLQTAQDDALFENLEVSFPGGTTAPSPSSNPRSFPYSVKQQCWEKAEKVKGRDPERWRRDALGNIVFRKLVGCSGCLCHDYDHIVPYSKGGQSTLENCQVLQEGRMLVKVWSVFACSCVL from the exons ATGAAGCCGAGTAAGCAATCCCAGAGAAAAGCCAAAAGCGGCCGCTCTCCGCCGCCACGAGGCCGCGCCGCCGCCTTCCCCCCAGACCCGACTCCTTCCGTCCTCGCTCCCTCGTCCTCTGCCGTCTTCCGGGACCTCCAGACCGCACAAGACGACGCCTTATTCGAGAACCTCGAAGTCTCGTTCCCCGGCGGCACCACCGCCCCGAGCCCCAGCTCGAATCCTCGGAGCTTCCCGTACAGCGTCAAGCAGCAGTGCTGGGAGAAGGCGGAGAAGGTCAAAGGGCGGGACCCGGAGCGGTGGCGCCGGGACGCGCTCGGGAACATCGTGTTCCGCAAGCTCGTGGGCTGCTCCGGCTGCCTCTGCCACGATTACGACCACATTGTACCGTACTCCAAG GGCGGACAGAGCACATTGGAGAACTGTCAGGTTTTACAG GAGGGCAGGATGTTAGTGAAAGTTTGGAGTGTCTTTGCTTGTAGTTGTGTTCTATAA
- the LOC116188608 gene encoding cyclic dof factor 1-like: MVEAENPAIKLFGKSIKLPSSSPDRVFYPPPPAFDDSEGDEDEETEQDPSEERAILNKRKGDESAVSEEELISPVTSSDSVNPKTPSIDEETSKSKGSKTGKDPKDSSKPQEKVLKKPDKILPCPRCNSMETKFCYYNNYNVNQPRHFCKACQRYWTAGGTMRNVPVGAGRRKSKSSASRYRHISISEALQAAAQVDAANRTHHHYQNLTPNGTVLTFGLNHYDPVTSPVEKRAANGTRNVSRDFEGQGAAKVSCARVETRDDRSSGNFPIEHSVPNLPGFVPQVPCLNNVPWPYTIPIPFYPTGFWACSNVSIPSPWNFPLLSPPPNQNGLIPGPNSPTLGKRPRDGDVIKADSSAEQDPTKPKKNGSILIPKTLRIDDPTEAAKSSIWATLGIKNECGLFRGFQATGKDKGGGRACQTEAEKCRVLCANPAALSRSLNFHEST; encoded by the exons ATGGTTGAGGCCGAGAATCCTGCGATCAAGCTCTTCGGCAAGAGTATCAAGCTGCCGTCGTCGTCGCCGGACAGAGTCTTttatcctcctcctccagcGTTTGATGATTCTGAGggagatgaagatgaagaaacaGAGCAG GATCCTTCTGAAGAACGAGCGATTCTGAACAAGCGAAAAGGCGATGAATCGGCTGTGAGTGAAGAGGAGCTAATCAGTCCTGTAACCTCATCGGATTCCGTGAATCCGAAAACTCCTTCCATAGACGAGGAGACCTCCAAATCCAAGGGTTCCAAGACCGGGAAAGATCCCAAGGATTCGTCGAAGCCTCAGGAGAAAGTCCTGAAGAAACCCGACAAGATCCTGCCATGCCCCCGATGCAACAGCATGGAGACAAAGTTCTGCTACTACAACAACTACAACGTGAATCAGCCCCGGCATTTCTGCAAAGCCTGCCAAAGGTACTGGACCGCCGGTGGCACCATGAGGAACGTCCCAGTGGGGGCAGGACGCAGGAAGAGCAAGAGCTCCGCCTCACGGTACCGCCACATCAGCATCTCCGAAGCTCTCCAGGCAGCAGCTCAGGTAGATGCTGCCAATAGGACTCACCATCACTACCAGAACTTGACACCTAATGGGACAGTTCTCACCTTTGGATTGAACCACTACGATCCCGTGACTTCCCCGGTTGAGAAAAGGGCAGCTAATGGGACCCGAAATGTTTCCCGCGACTTTGAGGGTCAGGGTGCCGCTAAGGTCTCCTGTGCAAGAGTTGAGACTCGAGATGACCGGTCGAGTGGGAATTTTCCAATCGAACATTCGGTTCCGAACCTTCCCGGTTTCGTACCCCAAGTTCCTTGCCTAAATAACGTTCCTTGGCCTTATACCATCCCTATACCGTTTTACCCAACCGGCTTTTGGGCTTGTAGTAATGTTAGTATTCCAAGTCCCTGGAACTTTCCTCTGCTATCACCACCACCGAACCAAAACGGGCTAATCCCGGGTCCAAACTCACCGACCCTTGGGAAGCGTCCGAGGGACGGAGATGTTATTAAGGCTGACAGTTCAGCGGAGCAGGATCCCACAAAACCGAAGAAGAACGGGTCTATCTTGATCCCGAAGACACTGCGAATAGATGACCCGACCGAAGCTGCGAAGAGCTCAATATGGGCAACCCTGGGGATCAAGAACGAATGCGGATTGTTCAGGGGATTTCAAGCGACAGGGAAGGATAAGGGGGGAGGCCGAGCATGCCAGACCGAAGCCGAGAAGTGCCGGGTCCTGTGCGCTAACCCTGCAGCCTTGTCTAGATCCCTCAACTTCCATGAGAGCACTTGA